In Acidobacteriota bacterium, the DNA window GGGTTCCCGCGCACTCATCGCTGCTTACCAGGAGGGGCGACGCCCGGCCCGGCGGCACAGGTCGTCGAAATCGTCACCGGGCACGACGAAGCGGCCGAGACCGCCCGGGTGGTGCGACTGGTCACCGTGATAGTCGGATCCGCCAGTGATGCCGAGATCCAACCGGCGAGCCAGCGCCAGATAGCGATTGGTGTCGGCGTCGGCATGATCGGGGTGGTAGACCTCGATCGCGCCAAGTCCGGCGTGGCCCAGGTCGGCGATGATGTCGTCGATCCGGGTGAGGCCCGGATGCGCGAGCGACGCGAGGCCCCCGGACTTCTTGATGATCTGAATGGCGTCCTCGATGGTCACGCCGGCCCGAGGCGCAAACGCCGGGCACCCCTCGCCGAGGTATCGCTCAAAGGCTTCCCGCCAATTCTTGACATGGCCCGCGTCGACAAGCGCCCGCGCGATGAACGGCCGCGACACGGGTTTTCCGCCGGCGGATGCAATCACCTGCTCGATATCGATCGGCACGCCCATCGCCGCCAACCGCCGACCGATCACCCGCGCGCGCCGGATGCGGTCCTTTCGCTGGTCCGTCAGAAACGCCATCAGGGCCGGCGCGCGATGGTCGAGAAAGTACCCCAGCACGTGCACGTCCTTCTGCTGCCACACCGCCGTGATCTCGATGCCGGGCACGAAGCGAAGCCCCGAATCTCGTGCGGCCGCTTCGACGGCAGGGACCGCGTCGATCGTGTCGTGGTCGGTGACGGCGATGACCGACAGGCCGGCCGCCGCGCAGTTCGCCACGAGGGCCTCGGGCGCATCCACGCCGTCGGAGGCCGTCGTATGGAGGTGCAGATCGATCAATGGAGACGGGCGACCCGGAGTCGGGGATGCGTCTGGTGTCAGCACGGATTACGCCCGACGTCGGGCGGAGCGGGCGCGTCGCGCTGCGCGGGCCTGGCTCTCGCGCTTGGTCAGGGCGATGTACTCGCGAAGCAGGAGATCGAGGTGCCCGCGTTCCTCGTCGGCGAACTCCAGGAAGATCTGCTTGCCGGTCGAATCCTCGAATCGCTCGCCGTATCGCTTGAAGAAGCGGTGCGATGTCCGCTCGCATCGGATGCCGATCTTGAGCGCCTGTCGATCGTCCACGCCCCGCGCCACTTCTTCGGCCGCCGCCGCGAACAACCCGTTGGCGGCTCCCTTGAAGAACAGGAACGTCGGCCGCGACTCGAGTTGCGGATCCTGCTGAAGCAGTATCTGATAGCGCGACTCGAGCGCGGACAGATGGTCGCGCTCTTCGTCGGCCAGTTTCTGGAACACCCGCCGGCCGCGCGCGTCTCTCGTCATCCTCGCGGCCCGCGTGTAGAACTCGAGGCCGCTGCGCTCGGTGGCGATCGCGATGCGCAGTGCGTCGCGGGCAAACACCATCTCGCTCGTGTCGCCATCGGCCACGGCGGGTTTGCCCGTGCGGCACTCATCGCAGGTGCCGTAGATCTGCAGCACGCTCTGGCGGGCCGAAAAATTCCGGGCGACCGCCACTTCCTCAATCAGCGCTTCGATGTCGGAACTGAGGAACTCGAGCGATCGATTGCAGGTCTTGCAGATGAGATGGAAGTGGCGCGGATGCCGATACGAGTGTTCAAACCGGAACCGGCCTTCGCCGAAATCCACTTTGCGCGCGATGCCGGCATCCACCATCCACTGCAGCGTTCGGTAGACGGTCGCCCGGCTGATGCGCGCGTCCTCCCGGCGGATCAGATCCACCAGGTCGTCGGCGGAGAGATGGCCTTCGTGCTTGAGAAAGACCCCGAGGATCCGCTCGCGCTTGGTCGAGCGCTTCCCGCCTGGCGGGGCGAGGCTGGCGACGTCCGGCACGACGAGATCAGCTGGTGTTGACATCGAACGTGCCCGCCCTGAGATGATGGGCCGACGTCCGGCTTCATCAGCCGGGCGTCAGATCTATTCCGTCCTGAACGACGATCCGCACCCGCAGGTCGACTTCGCGTTGGGGTTGCGGATGGTAAACCCGCCGCCCGTCACGCTGTCGACGAAATCCACTTCCGCGCCCGTGAGGTATCGGGCGCTGATCGGATCGATGAACAGCTTCACGCCGTTCGACTCGAAGGACTGGTCGCTCGGTCCCGGACTGTCTTCGATCATCAGACCGTACTGAAACCCGGAGCAGCCGCCTCCCTGCACGAACACGCGAAGGCCGCTCTGTACCTTCTGCTCTTCGGCCAGCAACTCGTTGATCTTGGTGGCGGCCGATGTCGAAACGTTCACCATATGGGGCTCCCTGTCGATAGTCGATTCACCTGCTGTAATTATAGCGTGACCGACGCGCGCCACGCGACTGCCCCGCCGCTTTGCGCGGGCCGACACTCACCATATCATGTTATCTTACAGCGAGTTAGCCCGTTCGACGCGGCGCTCGCGCGCCTTGCTCAGGGCTAATCCTGAGCGAAGGTCCTGAGTCCCGCCTGAGCCGAAGCCCGAAGGGCGGACTATTCAGAGCCGTCAGGAATAGGCCGGGTTAGACGCCGTCAATGACGTTCAGGATCCCCTCCGCCCCGCACCCTGGAGTCGCCAGCATGGCCCACGAATACCCCTTCTACCTGGCAGGCCTTTGGGACAAGTCCTCCCACCAGCTCGCCGTCATCAACCCTTACGACGACTCGATGGTTGCGACCACGTGGCTTGCCGGGGAATCCGAGGTCGAACGTGCGACGGTGGCGGCCGTCGAGGCGGCATCCATCATGCGTCACCTGCCACTGTACCGGCGCGCGGAAATCCTGGCCCAGGCGTCGGTCGTCTTGACGAGCCGGCGCGATGAGATCGGGCGGGCACTCGCGGGTGAAGCCGGCAAACCCATCCGGGACGCGCTCACCGAAGTCGATCGCGCCGCGATGACCTTCCACGTCGCGAGCGAGGAGGCCCGCCGGCTGGGTGGCGAGGTCATCCCGCTCGACCTGGCCGCGCACGGCAAGGGCCGCATCGCCATCCTGCGCCGTTTTCCATTGGGACCAGTCGCGGGGATCTCGCCGTTCAACTTCCCGCTGAACCTGTCGGCGCACAAGATCGCACCCGCCGTGGCGGCCGGCAACACAATGGTGCTCAAGCCCGCTTCCAAGACGCCGCTGTCGGCGCTCTTCCTGGCGGCGGCGCTCGACGAGGCCGGCCTCCCCAAAGGCGCGCTCAGCGTCCTGCCGATGTCGCGCGAACTCGGCGACCGGCTGGTGACTGACGATCGGTTCAAGCTGCTGACTTTCACCGGCTCGTCGCCGGTCGGCTGGGCGATGAAGGCGCGGGCCGGCAAGAAGAAGGTCGTACTCGAGCTTGGCGGCAATGCCGGCGTCATCGTCGATGCCAGCGCCAACCTGCCGTACGCCGCGCAGCGCGTCGTCACGGGCGGGTTCGCCTATGCGGGCCAGAGCTGCATCTCGGTGCAGCGCGTCTTCGTGCACGCGAGCGTTTACGACACGTTCGCGAAGATGTTGGTCGACAAGCTCGCCACGCTGGTTATCGGCAACCCGCTCGACCCGGCCACCGACCTCGGACCGATGATCGATGCGAGCGAAGTGGATCGGATCGAGGGGTGGGTCAATGAGGCCGTCGCGCAGGGCGCACGCGTGCTGACGGGCGGGTCGCGCATCAGCCGGTCGATCTACGCCCCAACCATCCTGGAGCACGTTCCCGAAGCGTCGAAGGTGTGCGCGCAGGAAGTATTCGCGCCGGTCATCGGCTTGTACCGGTTCACCGACTTCAATGACGCCATGGCCGCCGTCAACCGGTCGACCTTCGGCCTCCAGGCCGGCGTCTTCACCAACGATCTTCTGCACATGCTGGCGGCCTACGACACCATCGAGGCGGGCGGCATCATCGTCAACGATGTGCCCACGTGGCGGATCGACCACATGCCGTACGGGGGCGTCAAGGACTCGGGCACGGGCCGCGAAGGTCCACGCTACACGATCGAAGAGATGACCGAGCCCAGGCTGCTCGTGATCAACCAGGAGATGGCGTAGCGGCTACTCCGGTTCGAACCGCCCACCGGCGCGAAGCTTGAAGAAGCGTGACGTCACGGCTGCAGTGACCTCGCGGCCGATCCGTGCGGATAGTCGGCGATGACGGCGTGGGTGCGCCGATCCACCAACACGAGTGCCGCGCGGCCAGCGCCAAAACTGATGGAGACACAGGGCCGCTCGGACGGGTCGCAGAAACTCACCCGCTGCGGTTCCCTCCGCGTTTCGGACACGATGGTGTAGAGCACGGCATCCCGGTAGCTGGCCGGGTAGATGAGCAGAGACGAGTCATCCGGAGTCGTGTTGACAATGACGCTGGTGATGCCCGCGGCCTGCAGAGCAAGGCGGTAGAACGTCACCGTCGGTTCACTGTTGTCCGCCAACTCGACCGGCGCCGCGACCCAGAGCAGTTTCCCTTTTCCCATCGCCACTTCGCGGTAGCCCTTGACGCTGCTCGGCGGGCCCTCTACCACCGTTTCGACACGATGGAGCCTCTCGCCCCGATAGTGCAGCCCGACCTCGCCGGCCTGGCCGGCGACGAACTCCTCGGGCATCACCGGGCGGACCATGGTCGGCAGCCCGATCTCCTGCATCCGCCCGGTCGGGATCCAATGCTCGTCCTCATCAAACGGCCCAGTCACCAGCAGCGTCGTCCCCTGCTCCAGCCACACGCGTAACTGCGCCCACGCCTTCCTGGTGAGGATCCGGGGACACGGGAGGATGGCGAGTTTCGGCGGAACCGGCCAGGTGTCGAGATTGAACTCGCCGACCGCCGCCATCGGCACACGGCAGTGGTAGTGCATGACACGCACGGCTCGCTTGGTCGCCTCGATCGCGCTTGTCCTCACGCTGAACTGATTCGCCTGCGGAATGACGAGCAGCACCTGCTCGCGCTCGCGGCCCTCGAGGTGGGGCGCCGCTTCGCGGACAAACGCCGTGATCCCGCGCCAGGCATCGAATTCAGGTTTGATCGAACCATCAGGCCTGAGAAGGCCAATCGCCGCCTCGTTATCGGACGGCATGTAGGGATTCGTATTCCAGATCCAGTTGATGTACCCGGCGCCGCCCACGCCAATGGCGAGCGCCAGTTTGCGCTCGAACAGATTGCGGACCTCCTCTTCGCTTCTCCAGGGACGGCCGTCCGCCGTCTCGTAGAACATCACGCCAGTTTCCTGGACGAGGTTGGGCTTCGCGGGGTGTTTCGAGACGACCATGTCCCACAGCAGGTCGTCGTTGTACCACCACGTGTGAATGCTCGTCAGGTCCACCGACGGGCCGAAGAAGTGGTTGGACGGCCGCTCGCCCGTGCCGCCCTCATCCTGGCCCACCGTGATCAGCTGTCCAGGCGATCCCGCGGCGCGGATCGCCGTCGCCATCTCGTCCACCCATTCGCGGAACATGTCCTGTGCGAACAGGCGGTAGTCGACCGCCTTCAGTGGCCGGCGATGGCCAAAGAGATTTGTGTCGGTAAAATCCGCGATCTCAGGTAGTCCCAGACCTTCACCTACGGTCCCGCGCCACAGTTGCTGGATGGTCGCCTCACGCTCGTCTGGCGTGGCCGCCGGATACCGGGACGCCAGCCACGCGGCCCACCGACGCCGCTCGTGTTCGTCGCCGTTCGGACGGGTCAACCACAACTGGTCAGGCGAGCAGAACGATGGCTCGTTGATCAAATCCCAGGTCACATGCGTCATCGCGCGGTACCGGCCGACGATCGCGGTGACGAATCGTTTCTGCGCCGCGACCGCCCGCGGATCGAGATAGGCATTGCTGCCGCCCCACATCGGCGGCAGGAATGCGAAGAACGTGAAGACGATGCCGATGTCGTGACGCGTGGCCGTGAGCATAAAGGCATCGA includes these proteins:
- a CDS encoding cellulase family glycosylhydrolase is translated as MNRREFLNTVGGVAVASGMQASGLEAVGELLQTTPADKRRVAVLLEPGFPSIDAQPVPEPQLREALAEFDAAWLGVDALANQLTRDRFDVLVTPYGSAFPKHAWNAIRAFLAAGGHWVNLGGVPLAVPVVGGSGAWRPEVRQTAYHKSLGITQAFPITIPPAVEWEVSARHPFAAALLGQISTPSAFAFYVRFSETRQFPDEDGSDGPRDAMIEPLLAAMRIDTEAGKAVSRWPIAAPVVLIDRVRGERAGGRWVLVTSTGSVTAQLIRALTAAAAAGCQRLQVRPSLACYRDREPLVVTTELVRPGMGVEAPNDGTVAIEIVDSGGKVVANGGGLVAGRGPSIERTDTFGVFPPGMYRVDARLTRTGQSELRASSGFWVVDEAALARGTPVTADTVSLRRDGKPFPVTGTTYMASDVHRRFLLEPNPDVWDRDFAAMRRAGVNVVRTGLWTGWTSYMRDDGVTNEAALRALDAFMLTATRHDIGIVFTFFAFLPPMWGGSNAYLDPRAVAAQKRFVTAIVGRYRAMTHVTWDLINEPSFCSPDQLWLTRPNGDEHERRRWAAWLASRYPAATPDEREATIQQLWRGTVGEGLGLPEIADFTDTNLFGHRRPLKAVDYRLFAQDMFREWVDEMATAIRAAGSPGQLITVGQDEGGTGERPSNHFFGPSVDLTSIHTWWYNDDLLWDMVVSKHPAKPNLVQETGVMFYETADGRPWRSEEEVRNLFERKLALAIGVGGAGYINWIWNTNPYMPSDNEAAIGLLRPDGSIKPEFDAWRGITAFVREAAPHLEGREREQVLLVIPQANQFSVRTSAIEATKRAVRVMHYHCRVPMAAVGEFNLDTWPVPPKLAILPCPRILTRKAWAQLRVWLEQGTTLLVTGPFDEDEHWIPTGRMQEIGLPTMVRPVMPEEFVAGQAGEVGLHYRGERLHRVETVVEGPPSSVKGYREVAMGKGKLLWVAAPVELADNSEPTVTFYRLALQAAGITSVIVNTTPDDSSLLIYPASYRDAVLYTIVSETRREPQRVSFCDPSERPCVSISFGAGRAALVLVDRRTHAVIADYPHGSAARSLQP
- a CDS encoding PHP domain-containing protein; translation: MLTPDASPTPGRPSPLIDLHLHTTASDGVDAPEALVANCAAAGLSVIAVTDHDTIDAVPAVEAAARDSGLRFVPGIEITAVWQQKDVHVLGYFLDHRAPALMAFLTDQRKDRIRRARVIGRRLAAMGVPIDIEQVIASAGGKPVSRPFIARALVDAGHVKNWREAFERYLGEGCPAFAPRAGVTIEDAIQIIKKSGGLASLAHPGLTRIDDIIADLGHAGLGAIEVYHPDHADADTNRYLALARRLDLGITGGSDYHGDQSHHPGGLGRFVVPGDDFDDLCRRAGRRPSW
- a CDS encoding aldehyde dehydrogenase family protein, with the protein product MAHEYPFYLAGLWDKSSHQLAVINPYDDSMVATTWLAGESEVERATVAAVEAASIMRHLPLYRRAEILAQASVVLTSRRDEIGRALAGEAGKPIRDALTEVDRAAMTFHVASEEARRLGGEVIPLDLAAHGKGRIAILRRFPLGPVAGISPFNFPLNLSAHKIAPAVAAGNTMVLKPASKTPLSALFLAAALDEAGLPKGALSVLPMSRELGDRLVTDDRFKLLTFTGSSPVGWAMKARAGKKKVVLELGGNAGVIVDASANLPYAAQRVVTGGFAYAGQSCISVQRVFVHASVYDTFAKMLVDKLATLVIGNPLDPATDLGPMIDASEVDRIEGWVNEAVAQGARVLTGGSRISRSIYAPTILEHVPEASKVCAQEVFAPVIGLYRFTDFNDAMAAVNRSTFGLQAGVFTNDLLHMLAAYDTIEAGGIIVNDVPTWRIDHMPYGGVKDSGTGREGPRYTIEEMTEPRLLVINQEMA
- the erpA gene encoding iron-sulfur cluster insertion protein ErpA, with translation MVNVSTSAATKINELLAEEQKVQSGLRVFVQGGGCSGFQYGLMIEDSPGPSDQSFESNGVKLFIDPISARYLTGAEVDFVDSVTGGGFTIRNPNAKSTCGCGSSFRTE
- a CDS encoding transcriptional repressor, producing the protein MSTPADLVVPDVASLAPPGGKRSTKRERILGVFLKHEGHLSADDLVDLIRREDARISRATVYRTLQWMVDAGIARKVDFGEGRFRFEHSYRHPRHFHLICKTCNRSLEFLSSDIEALIEEVAVARNFSARQSVLQIYGTCDECRTGKPAVADGDTSEMVFARDALRIAIATERSGLEFYTRAARMTRDARGRRVFQKLADEERDHLSALESRYQILLQQDPQLESRPTFLFFKGAANGLFAAAAEEVARGVDDRQALKIGIRCERTSHRFFKRYGERFEDSTGKQIFLEFADEERGHLDLLLREYIALTKRESQARAARRARSARRRA